The genome window AGCGATGCTATTTAACTTATCATTCGTAATTGGTGGTTCGCCAGATGCTGGTTGGACAAACTATGCGCCACTTGCGACAGATTTTAGCGCGGGATATGGAATTAACTTCTATCTTCTAGGTGTTCAAATCGCTGGTATTGGTACGCTGATGACGGGGATTAACTTTTTCGTTACGATTTTAAGAATGCGTACAAAAGGTATGACATTAATGAAAATGCCGATGTTTACTTGGTCTTCATTAATTACAAGTTTGATTATTATTTTCGCTTTCCCAGTTTTAACAGTGGCGCTTGCTTTAATGTCATTTGACCGATTGTTTGGGACAGCATTCTTCACACTCACGAATGGCGGGCTTCCAATGATGTGGGCCAACTTGTTCTGGGTTTGGGGGCATCCGGAAGTATATATTGTTATTTTGCCAGCTTTCGGTATTTTCTCAGAGATTATTTCTACTTTCTCGAGGAAAAAATTATTCGGTTATCCGGCGATGGTTGCCGCGATGGCAGTTATTTCTTTACTAAGTTTCCTAGTTTGGGTCCATCACTTCTTTACAATGGGATCAGGGGCGCTTGTTAACTCCTTCTTCTCCATTACAACGATGATGATTGCGATACCGACCGGGATTAAGATATTCAACTGGCTCTTTACGATGTACAAAGGGCGAATAACCTTTACAACGCCAATGCTTTGGTCGCTTGCCTTTATCCCTAACTTTGTTGTTGGTGGGGTAACTGGGGTTATGCTTGCAATGGCTGCGGCCGATTATCAATATCACAATACGTACTTCTTAGTATCCCATTTCCACTACGTATTAATTGCTGGAACCGTGTTCTCCTGCTTTGCCGGGCTTACATACTGGTATCCAAAAATGGTCGGTTACAGACTAAATGAAAAAATTGGTAAATGGTTCTTCTGGATTTTCGTTGTTGGATTTAACGTTTGTTTCTTCCCGCAATATTTCCTAGGACTAGATGGTATGCCGCGTCGTATTTACACTTACGTACAAGGTGATGGCTGGACAACGCTTAACTTTATCTCTACAGTTGGCGGATTCTTGATGGGCGTAGCATTCTTAGTTCTTTGCTACAACATCTACTACAGCTATAAAAACTCTAAACGTGAAGTTACTGGTGACCCGTGGGATGCTCGTACGCTTGAATGGGCTACAAGTTCCGCAGTTCCGCCAAAATATAATTTCGCTGTTTTACCTGAATGGAATGACTTGGATGATTTCTGGAATAGAAAACAAAAAGGCGATCCATATGTAAATGATAAAAATTATAAACCAATCCATATGCCAAGTAATACCATGGTTGGGTTTGTAATGTCTGTCTTCTTCTTCATTGCAGGTTTCGGACTAGTCTTCTACTGGTACT of Listeria monocytogenes contains these proteins:
- the qoxB gene encoding cytochrome aa3 quinol oxidase subunit I; translation: MKWNEFIVTGDPMILGAQISIVLVSIGVVALLTYTKKWKWLMKEWISSVDHKKIGIMYLLAAVLMFFRGGVDALMMRTQLALPDMKFLDAQHYNEVFSTHGTIMILFMAMPFIIGLMNIAVPLQIGARDVAFPFLNNLSFWTFFMGAMLFNLSFVIGGSPDAGWTNYAPLATDFSAGYGINFYLLGVQIAGIGTLMTGINFFVTILRMRTKGMTLMKMPMFTWSSLITSLIIIFAFPVLTVALALMSFDRLFGTAFFTLTNGGLPMMWANLFWVWGHPEVYIVILPAFGIFSEIISTFSRKKLFGYPAMVAAMAVISLLSFLVWVHHFFTMGSGALVNSFFSITTMMIAIPTGIKIFNWLFTMYKGRITFTTPMLWSLAFIPNFVVGGVTGVMLAMAAADYQYHNTYFLVSHFHYVLIAGTVFSCFAGLTYWYPKMVGYRLNEKIGKWFFWIFVVGFNVCFFPQYFLGLDGMPRRIYTYVQGDGWTTLNFISTVGGFLMGVAFLVLCYNIYYSYKNSKREVTGDPWDARTLEWATSSAVPPKYNFAVLPEWNDLDDFWNRKQKGDPYVNDKNYKPIHMPSNTMVGFVMSVFFFIAGFGLVFYWYWMGIIGLVGILGCMIYRSFQNNDGYHVEVDEIKATEEHNARELATGVKEGNPWNL